One genomic window of Mauremys mutica isolate MM-2020 ecotype Southern chromosome 5, ASM2049712v1, whole genome shotgun sequence includes the following:
- the C5H4orf19 gene encoding uncharacterized protein C4orf19 homolog isoform X2 produces the protein MGCRCCKMIQSYIFDPEDVQSSRYPNEVNSYKPDKQDSNKFKGDQNSETPVHRNELQNDELKRTENKNKFNSTKEAFSNHRGTALDEEGLGNCVEKFDNAHSGANSCRGMHPLLNHNTNRTKETITHGNSSQSASSPLANRTRNLCTNGLSLPNESGKECDPETGDHKKPESEEPECSLDENSPSAGENSSLTESAILETQNDATQLPKLDYLPHGSQTRNYHAPKKDSFSDNYTHSDQNAECIVINKGEGPGLSLPLHMKENYDSVEEALKTESVNVCVKEDMPDGIASEGLITEAQEEKHINHKEINGKIEEEEEDAEVAEALAALEAATAGEDYEEDEY, from the exons ATGGGGTGCAGGTGCTGTAAAATGATACAAAG CTATATCTTTGATCCAGAAGATGTACAATCCTCGAGATACCCCAATGAAGTAAACAGTTACAAACCAGACAAGCAAGACAGCAATAAATTCAAAGGCGATCAGAACAGTGAAACTCCGGTGCATAGAAATGAACTGCAAAATGATGAATTAAAgagaacagaaaataaaaacaagttcAATAGCACAAAAGAGGCCTTCTCGAACCACAGAGGAACTGCTCTTGATGAGGAAGGCCTAGGAAACTGTGTTGAAAAGTTTGACAATGCTCACAGTGGTGCCAATTCCTGTCGTGGTATGCATCCCCTTCTTAATCACAACACAAACCGAACCAAAGAAACGATCACACATGGAAATTCCAGCCAGTCAGCAAGTTCTCCTTTAGCCAACAGGACAAGAAACCTCTGCACCAATGGACTCTCTTTACCAAATGAATCTGGCAAAGAATGTGACCCAGAAACAGGCGATCACAAGAAGCCGGAGTCAGAAGAGCCAGAATGTTCTCTAGATGAGAACTCGCCGTCTGCAGGAGAAAACAGCTCTCTCACAGAAAGTGCAATACTGGAGACACAAAACGATGCCACCCAATTACCAAAGCTGGATTACCTCCCACATGGTAGCCAAACTAGAAACTATCATGCTCCTAAAAAGGATAGTTTTTCAGACAATTACACACATTCAGACCAAAATGCAGAGTGTATAGTGATAAATAAGGGTGAGGGCCCTGGCCTAAGCCTGCCTTTGCACATGAAGGAAAATTATGATTCAGTGGAGGAGGCTCTTAAAACTGAGTCTGTAAATGTGTGTGTCAAAGAGGACATGCCTGATGGTATTGCATCTGAGGGCCTCATAACAGAAgcacaagaggaaaagcacattAACCATAAAGAAATTAATGGAAaaattgaggaggaggaggaggatgcagaGGTGGCAGAAGCTCTTGCAGCGCTGGAAGCTGCAACCGCAGGAGAAGATTATGAAGAGGATGAGTATTAG
- the C5H4orf19 gene encoding uncharacterized protein C4orf19 homolog isoform X3 — translation MISQLPLAICYIFDPEDVQSSRYPNEVNSYKPDKQDSNKFKGDQNSETPVHRNELQNDELKRTENKNKFNSTKEAFSNHRGTALDEEGLGNCVEKFDNAHSGANSCRGMHPLLNHNTNRTKETITHGNSSQSASSPLANRTRNLCTNGLSLPNESGKECDPETGDHKKPESEEPECSLDENSPSAGENSSLTESAILETQNDATQLPKLDYLPHGSQTRNYHAPKKDSFSDNYTHSDQNAECIVINKGEGPGLSLPLHMKENYDSVEEALKTESVNVCVKEDMPDGIASEGLITEAQEEKHINHKEINGKIEEEEEDAEVAEALAALEAATAGEDYEEDEY, via the coding sequence CTATATCTTTGATCCAGAAGATGTACAATCCTCGAGATACCCCAATGAAGTAAACAGTTACAAACCAGACAAGCAAGACAGCAATAAATTCAAAGGCGATCAGAACAGTGAAACTCCGGTGCATAGAAATGAACTGCAAAATGATGAATTAAAgagaacagaaaataaaaacaagttcAATAGCACAAAAGAGGCCTTCTCGAACCACAGAGGAACTGCTCTTGATGAGGAAGGCCTAGGAAACTGTGTTGAAAAGTTTGACAATGCTCACAGTGGTGCCAATTCCTGTCGTGGTATGCATCCCCTTCTTAATCACAACACAAACCGAACCAAAGAAACGATCACACATGGAAATTCCAGCCAGTCAGCAAGTTCTCCTTTAGCCAACAGGACAAGAAACCTCTGCACCAATGGACTCTCTTTACCAAATGAATCTGGCAAAGAATGTGACCCAGAAACAGGCGATCACAAGAAGCCGGAGTCAGAAGAGCCAGAATGTTCTCTAGATGAGAACTCGCCGTCTGCAGGAGAAAACAGCTCTCTCACAGAAAGTGCAATACTGGAGACACAAAACGATGCCACCCAATTACCAAAGCTGGATTACCTCCCACATGGTAGCCAAACTAGAAACTATCATGCTCCTAAAAAGGATAGTTTTTCAGACAATTACACACATTCAGACCAAAATGCAGAGTGTATAGTGATAAATAAGGGTGAGGGCCCTGGCCTAAGCCTGCCTTTGCACATGAAGGAAAATTATGATTCAGTGGAGGAGGCTCTTAAAACTGAGTCTGTAAATGTGTGTGTCAAAGAGGACATGCCTGATGGTATTGCATCTGAGGGCCTCATAACAGAAgcacaagaggaaaagcacattAACCATAAAGAAATTAATGGAAaaattgaggaggaggaggaggatgcagaGGTGGCAGAAGCTCTTGCAGCGCTGGAAGCTGCAACCGCAGGAGAAGATTATGAAGAGGATGAGTATTAG